In Ignavibacteriales bacterium, the following proteins share a genomic window:
- a CDS encoding dihydrofolate reductase family protein — protein sequence MRRIISFMHISLDGFVAGPNGEMDWIKANEEIFDYVGKRISEGDTALYGRVTYQMMENYWPAAGDKPTATKHDIEHSQWYNKVHKIVLSKTMKDAGLTNTKIINDNLSDRINEIKQQAGKDVLLFGSPTATHSLVQLNLIDGYWLFVNPIILGRGIPLFVDIKNKIKLNLLSTRQFTCGVTELNYTVDRQ from the coding sequence ATGAGAAGAATAATTTCATTTATGCACATATCGCTTGACGGTTTTGTAGCAGGACCGAACGGAGAAATGGACTGGATTAAAGCTAATGAAGAGATTTTTGATTATGTCGGTAAGCGGATAAGCGAAGGCGACACTGCATTATATGGACGAGTGACTTATCAGATGATGGAAAATTACTGGCCTGCCGCAGGAGACAAGCCGACAGCAACCAAGCACGACATTGAACATTCTCAGTGGTATAACAAAGTTCACAAAATTGTTTTATCGAAAACAATGAAAGACGCGGGTTTGACTAACACAAAAATTATTAACGACAACCTTTCGGACAGAATAAATGAAATAAAACAACAGGCAGGTAAAGACGTCTTGCTTTTTGGTAGCCCGACAGCAACACATTCACTCGTTCAACTGAACTTAATTGACGGCTACTGGCTATTTGTTAATCCAATTATTCTTGGACGAGGAATTCCATTGTTTGTAGACATCAAAAACAAAATAAAACTAAACCTATTGAGTACTCGACAATTTACTTGCGGGGTAACTGAACTGAATTACACTGTGGACAGACAATAA